One Pseudomonas rhizophila DNA window includes the following coding sequences:
- a CDS encoding ATP-binding cassette domain-containing protein, whose product MTLLKFSDVSLAFGAMPLLDKVSWQIARGERVCIIGRNGTGKSSMMKLVKGDQKPDDGSVWRAPGLKIGELPQELPVADERTVFDVVAEGLDGVGALLAEYHHLSQNIVTDADLDKLMHVQHDLEARDGWRLQQLVDSTLSRLQLPADKTLAELSGGWRRRVLLAQALVSEPDLLLLDEPTNHLDIGAIAWLEEALKDFQGAVLFITHDRSFLQNLATRILELDRGGLIDWNGDYASFLVHKEAALAAEETANALFDKKLAQEEVWIRQGIKARRTRNEGRVRALKALRMERSERRERTGKANIQLDTADKSGKQVMVLENVSFAHPGGPFLIKDFSMVLQRGDRIGLLGANGTGKTTLLKLMLGGLVPTNGKVEEGTKIDVAYFDQLRHQLDLEKTVIDNVAEGRDFIDIDGQSRHVLSYLGDFLFSPQRARTPVKALSGGERARLLLAKLFSKPANLLVLDEPTNDLDVETLELLEEVLLTFNGTVLMVSHDRAFLDNVVTSTLVFEGEGLVREYVGGYQDWLRQGGSPRLLGVTESKSGKADLNSAVVKAEPAPVAAAPAAAPAKKKLSYKLQRELEALPGDIDAKEQQIAAVQAEMADIGFYQRPAAETAKVIAHLEQLQAELDALVERWAELDA is encoded by the coding sequence ATGACCCTGCTCAAATTCAGCGATGTGTCCCTTGCTTTCGGCGCTATGCCGTTGTTGGACAAGGTGTCCTGGCAGATCGCCCGTGGTGAGCGGGTGTGCATCATCGGCCGCAACGGCACTGGCAAGTCCAGCATGATGAAGCTGGTCAAGGGCGATCAGAAGCCCGATGACGGCTCGGTCTGGCGCGCGCCAGGCCTGAAAATCGGCGAATTGCCCCAGGAACTGCCGGTGGCCGACGAGCGGACGGTGTTCGACGTGGTCGCCGAAGGCCTGGACGGTGTCGGCGCGCTGCTGGCCGAGTATCACCACCTGAGCCAGAACATCGTCACCGATGCCGACCTGGACAAGTTGATGCACGTGCAGCACGACCTCGAAGCCCGCGATGGCTGGCGCCTGCAGCAGTTGGTGGACAGCACCCTGAGCCGTCTGCAACTGCCGGCCGACAAGACCCTGGCCGAGCTGTCCGGTGGCTGGCGTCGCCGGGTGTTGTTGGCCCAGGCCCTGGTGTCCGAGCCGGACCTGCTGCTGCTCGACGAGCCCACCAACCACCTGGACATCGGCGCCATCGCCTGGCTTGAAGAAGCCCTGAAGGATTTCCAGGGCGCGGTGCTGTTCATCACGCACGACCGTTCTTTCCTGCAAAATCTGGCGACCCGTATCCTCGAACTGGATCGCGGCGGCCTGATCGACTGGAACGGCGACTACGCCAGCTTCCTGGTGCACAAGGAAGCAGCGCTGGCGGCGGAAGAAACCGCAAACGCGCTGTTCGACAAGAAGCTGGCCCAGGAAGAAGTCTGGATTCGCCAGGGTATCAAGGCCCGTCGCACCCGCAACGAAGGCCGTGTACGAGCGCTCAAGGCGCTGCGCATGGAGCGCAGTGAGCGTCGCGAGCGCACCGGCAAGGCCAATATTCAGCTGGATACCGCTGACAAGTCCGGCAAGCAGGTGATGGTTCTTGAGAACGTGAGTTTTGCGCACCCTGGCGGCCCGTTCCTGATCAAGGACTTTTCCATGGTGCTGCAGCGTGGTGACCGCATTGGTCTGCTGGGCGCCAACGGTACCGGCAAGACCACCTTGCTCAAGCTGATGCTCGGCGGTCTGGTACCGACCAATGGCAAGGTGGAGGAGGGCACGAAGATCGACGTCGCCTACTTCGACCAGTTGCGCCATCAGTTGGACCTTGAAAAAACCGTCATCGACAACGTTGCCGAAGGCCGCGATTTCATCGACATCGATGGCCAGAGCCGCCATGTGTTGAGCTATCTGGGCGACTTCCTGTTCAGCCCTCAACGTGCTCGTACCCCGGTCAAGGCGCTGTCCGGCGGTGAACGTGCCCGTCTGCTGCTGGCCAAACTGTTCAGCAAGCCGGCGAACCTGCTGGTGCTCGACGAACCGACCAACGACCTGGACGTGGAAACCCTCGAGTTGCTGGAAGAGGTGCTGCTGACCTTCAACGGTACTGTGCTGATGGTCAGCCACGACCGGGCATTCCTCGACAACGTGGTTACCAGCACCCTGGTGTTCGAAGGCGAAGGCCTGGTGCGTGAATACGTCGGTGGTTATCAGGACTGGCTGCGCCAGGGTGGCTCGCCGCGCTTGCTGGGCGTGACTGAGAGCAAGTCCGGCAAGGCCGACCTGAATTCGGCGGTGGTCAAGGCCGAGCCTGCTCCGGTTGCTGCTGCACCGGCGGCGGCACCGGCAAAGAAGAAGCTCAGCTACAAGTTGCAGCGTGAGCTGGAAGCATTGCCGGGTGATATCGACGCGAAGGAACAGCAGATCGCAGCGGTGCAAGCCGAAATGGCTGACATTGGCTTCTACCAGCGCCCTGCGGCTGAAACCGCCAAGGTGATCGCGCATCTGGAGCAGCTGCAGGCCGAGCTGGATGCACTGGTCGAGCGCTGGGCTGAACTGGACGCTTGA
- a CDS encoding transglycosylase SLT domain-containing protein, producing the protein MRSRLFSVLSCLFVCATAVQTAQAVDISTQRQYYDEAKRALAKGDSGPYFRYSQALRDYPLEPYLAYDELTARLKSASNAEIEKFLAEHGDLPQANWMKLRWLRWLADRGDWATFVKYYDPKLNFTELDCLNAQYQLSHGLKAEGYANTEKLWLTGKSQPAACDALFGLWATQGQLTEQKRWERAKLAAQARNYPLAKSLISGLSTLAPRGQLLIDVAQKPELLNQPSRFRPADEPMADIVSLGLRRLARQDPEKAMALLDGYASTMHFSKPEKVAIAREIGLTLAKRFDSRALGVMTKYDPELRDDTVSEWRLRLLLRLARWDDAYELTRRLPETLASTSRWRYWQARSLELAQPQNPEALTLYKHLARERDFYGFLAADRSQSPYSLNNKPLVMSQALINKVRNTPGIRRALEFHARGQIVDGRREWYHVTRHFNRDEMVAQAKLAYDLKWYFPAIRTISQAKYWDDLDIRFPMAYRDTLVREAKVRGLHSSWVFAITRQESAFMEDARSGVGASGLMQLMPATAKETARKFNIPLASPKQVLNPDKNIQLGAAYLSQVHSQFNGNRVLASAAYNAGPGRVRQWLRGADHLSFDVWVESIPFDETRQYVQNVLSYSVIYGQKLNSPQPLVDWHERYFDDQ; encoded by the coding sequence ATGCGCAGTCGCCTTTTCAGTGTTTTATCTTGCTTGTTTGTATGTGCCACTGCCGTTCAAACCGCCCAGGCGGTGGATATCTCCACCCAGCGTCAGTATTACGATGAAGCCAAGCGTGCCTTGGCCAAAGGTGATTCCGGCCCCTATTTTCGCTACAGCCAGGCCCTGCGTGACTATCCGCTGGAACCCTACCTGGCCTACGACGAATTGACCGCTCGCCTCAAGAGCGCCAGTAATGCCGAAATCGAGAAATTTCTCGCCGAACATGGCGACCTGCCCCAGGCCAACTGGATGAAGCTGCGCTGGTTGCGCTGGCTGGCCGACCGTGGCGATTGGGCGACCTTCGTCAAGTACTACGACCCCAAGCTCAACTTCACCGAACTGGACTGCCTCAACGCCCAGTATCAGCTCAGTCATGGCCTCAAGGCCGAAGGCTACGCCAACACCGAAAAGCTTTGGCTCACCGGCAAATCCCAACCGGCCGCGTGTGATGCGCTGTTCGGCCTGTGGGCGACCCAGGGTCAACTGACTGAACAGAAGCGCTGGGAGCGCGCCAAACTGGCCGCCCAGGCCCGCAATTATCCACTGGCTAAAAGCCTGATCAGCGGCCTGAGCACCCTCGCCCCTCGCGGCCAACTGCTGATAGACGTGGCGCAAAAACCGGAACTGCTCAATCAGCCATCGCGTTTCCGTCCGGCCGATGAGCCGATGGCCGATATCGTCAGCCTCGGCTTGCGGCGCCTGGCCCGTCAGGATCCAGAGAAAGCCATGGCGCTGTTGGACGGCTACGCCAGCACCATGCATTTTTCCAAGCCTGAGAAAGTCGCCATCGCCCGGGAAATTGGCCTGACCCTGGCCAAGCGTTTCGACAGTCGCGCCTTGGGCGTGATGACAAAATATGACCCGGAACTGCGCGACGATACCGTCTCGGAATGGCGCTTGCGCCTGCTGTTGCGCCTGGCCCGCTGGGACGACGCCTATGAGTTGACCCGCCGCCTGCCCGAGACGCTGGCCAGCACCAGTCGCTGGCGTTACTGGCAGGCCCGCAGCCTGGAGCTGGCGCAGCCTCAGAATCCCGAGGCGCTGACGCTTTACAAGCATCTGGCCCGTGAGCGGGACTTCTACGGTTTCCTGGCCGCCGATCGTTCTCAATCGCCCTATTCGCTCAACAACAAGCCGCTGGTGATGAGCCAGGCGCTGATCAATAAAGTGCGCAACACACCGGGTATTCGTCGGGCCCTGGAGTTTCATGCCCGGGGTCAGATCGTCGACGGTCGCCGCGAGTGGTATCACGTCACTCGCCACTTCAACCGGGACGAGATGGTCGCCCAGGCGAAACTGGCCTACGACCTGAAATGGTACTTCCCGGCGATCCGCACCATCAGCCAGGCCAAGTATTGGGATGACCTGGATATTCGCTTCCCAATGGCCTACCGCGACACTCTGGTGCGTGAAGCCAAGGTTCGCGGCCTGCATTCAAGCTGGGTGTTCGCCATCACTCGACAGGAAAGTGCCTTCATGGAAGATGCGCGCTCCGGTGTTGGCGCCAGCGGCCTGATGCAGTTGATGCCGGCCACCGCCAAGGAGACCGCGCGCAAGTTCAACATCCCGCTGGCCTCGCCCAAGCAAGTGCTGAACCCGGACAAGAACATCCAGCTGGGCGCGGCGTACCTGAGCCAGGTTCACAGCCAGTTCAACGGCAACCGCGTCCTGGCCTCCGCCGCCTACAACGCCGGCCCTGGTCGGGTGCGCCAGTGGCTGCGCGGTGCCGACCACCTGAGCTTCGATGTCTGGGTCGAAAGCATCCCCTTCGACGAAACCCGGCAATACGTGCAGAACGTGTTGTCGTACTCGGTGATCTACGGCCAGAAACTCAACTCGCCGCAACCGCTGGTGGACTGGCATGAGCGCTATTTTGATGATCAGTGA
- a CDS encoding ABC transporter transmembrane domain-containing protein — protein sequence MLLMLSSQQRRAIRLASGFIAPYRKQVAGALLALIVTAAITLSMGQGIRLLVDQGFMTRSPHLLNQSIGLFMVLVVGLAIGTFSRFYLVSWIGERVVADIRRQVFNHLVYLHPGFYENNRSSEIQSRLTADTTLLQSVIGSSLSLFLRNALMVVGGIVLLFITNPKLTSIVVIALPLVLAPILIFGRRVRSLSRQSQDRIADVGSYVSETLGQIKTVQAYNHQVQDERRFAVTVEQAFDTARKRIAQRAWLITLVIVLVLGAVGVMLWVGGMDVIAGRISGGELAAFVFYSLIVGSAFGTLSEVIGELQRAAGAAERIAELLRSENIIQPPVSGLVTLPERVRGDLRLEGVRFSYPSRPDSYAVDGLDLSVQAGETLALVGPSGAGKSTVYDLLLRFYDPAQGRILIDDVPLTQLDPLDLRRHFALVSQNPALFFGTVEENIRYGNPEATSEQVREAAQIAHAHDFIEKMPEGYQTHLGDGGLGLSGGQRQRLAIARALLVDAPILLLDEATSALDAQSEHLIQQALPSLMKNRTTLVIAHRLATVKNADRIAVMDQGKVVAVGTHQELVASNALYARLAALQFNQQGDSVP from the coding sequence ATGCTTCTGATGCTCTCTTCCCAACAACGCCGTGCCATACGCCTGGCCAGTGGCTTCATTGCCCCTTATCGCAAGCAGGTTGCTGGCGCCTTATTGGCCCTTATCGTCACCGCCGCAATCACCTTGTCCATGGGGCAAGGCATCCGGTTGCTGGTGGACCAGGGCTTCATGACGCGCTCCCCGCACCTGCTCAACCAGTCCATTGGCCTGTTCATGGTGCTTGTAGTGGGATTGGCGATCGGCACTTTTTCCCGTTTCTACCTGGTGTCCTGGATTGGCGAGCGAGTGGTAGCCGATATTCGCCGGCAGGTCTTCAACCATCTGGTGTATCTGCACCCGGGCTTTTACGAAAACAACCGCAGCTCGGAAATCCAGTCGCGCCTGACCGCCGATACGACCTTGTTGCAGTCAGTGATCGGCTCGTCGTTGTCGCTATTCTTGCGCAACGCCTTGATGGTGGTCGGCGGCATTGTGTTGTTGTTCATCACCAACCCCAAACTCACCAGTATCGTGGTGATCGCGCTGCCGTTGGTCTTGGCGCCGATCCTGATATTCGGGCGGCGGGTGCGCAGCCTGTCGCGCCAGAGCCAGGACCGCATTGCCGATGTCGGCAGCTACGTCTCCGAGACCCTCGGCCAGATCAAAACCGTGCAGGCCTACAACCATCAGGTCCAGGATGAGCGGCGCTTTGCCGTGACCGTGGAGCAGGCCTTCGACACCGCCCGCAAGCGCATCGCCCAGCGGGCCTGGCTGATCACACTGGTGATCGTGCTGGTGCTGGGGGCGGTGGGGGTGATGCTCTGGGTCGGGGGCATGGATGTGATCGCCGGACGGATTTCCGGGGGTGAGCTGGCGGCGTTTGTGTTCTACAGCCTGATCGTCGGCAGCGCTTTCGGCACCCTGAGCGAAGTCATCGGCGAGTTGCAGCGGGCGGCTGGTGCGGCTGAGCGCATTGCCGAATTGCTGCGCTCGGAAAACATCATCCAGCCGCCGGTTTCTGGCCTGGTGACTCTGCCTGAGCGGGTACGGGGTGATTTGCGTCTCGAAGGCGTGCGCTTCTCTTATCCGTCCCGGCCGGACAGCTATGCGGTCGACGGCCTGGACCTGAGCGTCCAGGCTGGCGAGACCCTGGCCCTGGTCGGGCCGTCCGGTGCCGGGAAATCCACGGTGTATGACTTGCTCCTGCGCTTCTACGACCCGGCGCAAGGGCGGATTCTCATCGATGATGTGCCGCTGACCCAGCTCGATCCACTGGACCTGCGTCGCCATTTCGCCCTGGTTTCGCAGAACCCGGCGCTGTTTTTCGGCACGGTTGAAGAGAACATCCGCTACGGCAATCCCGAGGCGACGTCCGAGCAGGTGCGCGAAGCCGCGCAGATTGCCCATGCCCACGATTTCATCGAAAAAATGCCGGAGGGTTACCAGACCCACCTGGGTGACGGCGGTCTGGGGTTATCCGGCGGTCAACGCCAGCGTCTGGCCATCGCCCGAGCGCTGTTGGTGGACGCACCGATCCTGCTATTGGACGAAGCCACCAGCGCCCTCGATGCGCAAAGCGAACACTTGATCCAGCAAGCGCTGCCCAGCCTGATGAAAAATCGCACCACCCTGGTCATCGCCCACCGCCTGGCCACGGTGAAAAATGCCGACCGGATCGCGGTGATGGATCAGGGCAAAGTAGTCGCCGTGGGCACCCATCAGGAACTGGTGGCCAGTAACGCGTTGTATGCGCGATTGGCGGCGTTGCAGTTCAATCAGCAGGGTGATTCTGTTCCGTGA
- a CDS encoding PA1571 family protein, with protein MSLQHSSDDKIQVIRTQPDQSLGCSFIDAQGREVPITEDMIQKACSELEKRLVKPAEQK; from the coding sequence ATGTCCTTGCAACACAGCAGCGACGACAAGATTCAAGTGATCCGCACGCAACCGGACCAGTCTCTGGGCTGCTCGTTCATCGACGCCCAAGGGCGCGAAGTACCGATCACCGAAGACATGATCCAGAAAGCCTGCAGCGAGCTGGAAAAACGACTGGTCAAGCCTGCCGAACAAAAGTGA
- the pdxB gene encoding 4-phosphoerythronate dehydrogenase PdxB — MLIVADENIPLLDAFFQGFGEIRRVPGRGIDRSMVEQADVLLVRSVTQVNRTLLEGSKVKFVGTCTIGTDHLDLDYFAEAGIRWASAPGCNARGVVDYVLGSLMTLAEIEGADLKQRTFGVVGAGQVGGRLVEVLKGLGWTVKVCDPPRQATEGGDYVSLEQIIEQCDVISLHTPLTRDGAQPTWHLFDEQRLRRLQPGTWLINAARGPVIDNTALREVLLEREDLQAVLDVWEHEPSVDADLADLCVIATPHIAGYSLDGRQRGTAQIYESLCAFLEQPVAVRLSDLLPRPWLGGITLDADTDPAWALAMLCRGVYDPRRDDADFRRSLVGTVSEQRSAFDALRKHYPPRREIDSLKVRIEGQSPALQQIVSALGATSL; from the coding sequence ATGCTGATCGTCGCCGACGAAAATATTCCCCTGCTCGATGCGTTTTTCCAAGGGTTTGGCGAGATCCGCCGGGTTCCGGGCCGGGGGATTGACCGGTCAATGGTCGAGCAGGCCGATGTGTTGCTGGTGCGCTCCGTCACCCAGGTCAACCGCACGCTGCTGGAAGGCAGCAAGGTGAAGTTCGTCGGCACCTGCACCATCGGCACCGATCACCTGGATCTGGATTATTTCGCCGAGGCCGGTATTCGTTGGGCCAGCGCACCGGGTTGCAACGCCCGTGGCGTGGTGGACTACGTGCTGGGCAGCCTGATGACCCTGGCTGAAATCGAAGGCGCGGACCTCAAGCAACGCACCTTTGGCGTGGTCGGTGCCGGGCAGGTGGGCGGGCGGTTGGTTGAGGTGCTCAAGGGCCTGGGTTGGACGGTGAAAGTCTGCGACCCACCCCGTCAGGCTACCGAAGGCGGCGACTACGTGAGTCTGGAACAGATCATCGAACAGTGCGATGTGATCAGCCTGCACACACCGTTGACTCGCGACGGCGCGCAACCGACCTGGCACCTGTTCGATGAGCAGCGCCTGCGCCGGCTCCAGCCCGGTACCTGGCTGATCAACGCAGCCCGTGGACCGGTGATCGACAACACAGCGCTGCGCGAGGTGCTGCTGGAGCGCGAAGACCTGCAAGCGGTGCTGGATGTCTGGGAGCATGAGCCGAGCGTGGATGCGGATCTGGCTGACCTGTGCGTGATCGCCACCCCGCACATTGCCGGCTACAGCCTCGATGGTCGCCAGCGTGGTACGGCGCAGATCTACGAATCCTTGTGCGCATTCCTCGAGCAACCGGTTGCGGTCCGGTTGAGCGATCTGCTGCCCCGGCCATGGCTGGGCGGCATCACGCTGGACGCTGACACTGATCCGGCCTGGGCGCTGGCGATGTTGTGCCGTGGCGTGTATGACCCACGTCGTGACGACGCGGATTTTCGTCGCAGCCTGGTGGGAACGGTCAGCGAACAACGCAGCGCTTTCGATGCCCTGCGCAAGCATTATCCGCCGCGTCGGGAGATCGACAGCCTGAAGGTTCGCATCGAGGGGCAGTCGCCGGCGTTGCAACAGATCGTGAGCGCTCTGGGCGCCACCAGCCTTTAA
- a CDS encoding MATE family efflux transporter, protein MRRLALIFSDVSPVNPVIDHATTLSRPARVRLELKTLLALALPIMVAQLATTAMGFVDAVMAGRVGPRDLAAVALGNSIWVPVFLLMTGTLLATTPKVAQRFGAGTFDEIGPLVRQALWLALVVGLIATLALLGAEPILHIMNVDPELIGPCMEYLQGIATGLPAVALYHVLRCFSDGLGRTRPAMVLGLCGLALNIPLNYIFIYGHLGLPAMGGVGCGWATALVMWFMALGMAGWARWAPAYQSSRLFNRFDWPQWTVIKRLLGIGLPIGIAVFAESSIFAVIALLIGSLGATVVAGHQIALNFSSLVFMIPYSLGMAVTVRVGQALGRRQPREARFAAGVGMGTALAYACLSASLMFWLRGPIAAIYTGDPVVIEVASMLIVYAALFQFSDAIQVTAAGALRGYQDTRVTMILTLFAYWGIGLPVGYILGLTDWLGTASGPSGLWQGLIVGLSCAALMLSIRLARSARKQIRISRSAD, encoded by the coding sequence ATGCGCCGCCTCGCGCTTATTTTTTCGGACGTTTCGCCTGTGAATCCTGTGATCGACCACGCCACCACCCTCTCCCGCCCGGCCCGGGTTCGCCTGGAGCTCAAGACGCTGCTGGCCCTGGCATTGCCGATCATGGTGGCGCAGCTGGCGACCACTGCCATGGGCTTTGTCGACGCGGTGATGGCCGGCCGGGTCGGACCACGGGACCTGGCGGCGGTTGCACTGGGCAATTCGATCTGGGTGCCGGTGTTCCTGTTGATGACCGGCACACTGTTGGCCACCACGCCGAAAGTCGCCCAGCGCTTCGGCGCCGGCACGTTCGACGAGATTGGTCCGCTGGTGCGCCAGGCGTTGTGGCTGGCGCTGGTGGTGGGGTTGATTGCCACGCTGGCGCTGCTCGGCGCCGAACCGATCCTGCACATCATGAACGTGGACCCCGAACTGATCGGTCCTTGCATGGAGTACCTGCAAGGCATCGCCACCGGCCTGCCGGCGGTGGCGCTGTATCACGTGCTTCGCTGCTTCAGCGACGGCCTGGGCCGAACGCGACCGGCGATGGTCCTGGGTTTGTGCGGGCTGGCGCTGAACATCCCGCTCAATTACATCTTCATTTACGGGCATCTGGGCCTGCCCGCCATGGGCGGCGTCGGTTGCGGCTGGGCCACGGCCCTGGTGATGTGGTTCATGGCCCTGGGCATGGCCGGTTGGGCGCGCTGGGCGCCGGCCTACCAGTCGAGCCGGTTATTCAACCGCTTCGACTGGCCACAATGGACCGTCATCAAGCGCCTGCTGGGTATCGGCCTGCCGATTGGCATCGCGGTATTTGCCGAATCGAGCATTTTTGCGGTGATTGCCCTGCTGATCGGCAGCCTCGGCGCCACCGTGGTGGCCGGGCACCAGATTGCCCTGAACTTCAGCTCCCTGGTGTTCATGATTCCCTATTCGTTGGGCATGGCTGTGACGGTGCGGGTCGGCCAGGCCCTGGGCCGGCGCCAGCCGCGCGAAGCGCGCTTCGCCGCCGGAGTCGGCATGGGTACGGCGCTGGCTTATGCCTGCCTGTCGGCGAGCCTGATGTTCTGGCTGCGCGGGCCCATCGCGGCGATCTATACCGGCGATCCGGTGGTGATCGAAGTGGCGTCGATGTTGATCGTCTATGCGGCGTTGTTTCAGTTTTCCGACGCGATCCAGGTCACGGCGGCGGGCGCGTTGCGCGGCTACCAGGACACCCGGGTGACGATGATCCTGACGCTGTTCGCCTACTGGGGCATTGGCCTGCCCGTGGGTTACATCCTGGGCCTGACCGACTGGCTCGGCACCGCCAGCGGTCCGAGCGGGTTGTGGCAGGGCCTGATCGTGGGCTTGAGCTGCGCGGCGCTGATGCTGTCGATCCGCCTGGCACGCAGCGCACGCAAGCAGATCCGCATCAGCCGTTCGGCGGACTAA
- the tusA gene encoding sulfurtransferase TusA — MIEMNDTPVDGTLDATGLNCPEPVMMLHQHIRDLMPGGLLKVIATDPSTRRDIPKFCVFLDHELVAQDEVDGTYRYWIRKKLA, encoded by the coding sequence ATGATTGAAATGAACGATACGCCGGTCGACGGCACGCTGGATGCCACCGGCCTCAATTGCCCGGAGCCGGTGATGATGCTGCACCAGCACATCCGCGACCTGATGCCCGGCGGGCTGTTGAAGGTGATTGCCACCGACCCCTCGACCCGTCGCGACATTCCCAAGTTCTGTGTGTTCCTCGACCACGAACTGGTGGCTCAGGACGAGGTCGATGGCACCTACCGCTACTGGATCCGCAAAAAGCTCGCTTAG